A stretch of the Bacillus sp. B-jedd genome encodes the following:
- a CDS encoding carbohydrate ABC transporter permease gives MKSTEPVVSSAPKYQPKTRKNLLTPKNAPYLFVAPAFILILIFTVYPVISSFILSFQKVQGVEKTFVGFANYTRLFHDPIFYKSLMNTFQILIVQVPLMIFLAILIAVGLNSALIKAKSLFRIAYFMPAITALVAASIVFMILLDEHFGLVNYLLSLVGMDKIPWLTTPFWAKVSVILVMTWRWTGYNMVIFLAGLQNIPADLYEAASIDGAGKVKQFFMITLPQLKPVFIFTVVMSTIGTLQLFDEPFILTQGGPNSATMTITLYLYETGFKFFDFGYASAIAYALVMITAVISWIQMKLVGED, from the coding sequence GTGAAAAGTACGGAACCGGTAGTAAGTTCTGCCCCTAAATATCAACCTAAAACGAGAAAGAACCTATTAACCCCTAAAAATGCGCCATATTTGTTTGTGGCTCCGGCATTTATCCTAATCTTGATTTTTACTGTTTATCCCGTCATTTCTTCGTTCATCCTAAGCTTTCAAAAAGTGCAGGGCGTAGAAAAAACATTTGTTGGTTTTGCCAACTACACAAGGTTGTTCCATGACCCGATTTTTTATAAATCATTGATGAACACCTTTCAGATCTTGATTGTCCAAGTGCCCCTTATGATCTTTTTGGCGATCCTTATCGCTGTCGGACTCAATTCGGCCCTGATTAAGGCGAAGTCACTTTTCAGGATTGCTTATTTCATGCCGGCGATTACGGCGCTTGTCGCTGCCTCGATTGTCTTTATGATTCTCTTGGACGAGCATTTCGGACTAGTAAACTATCTTCTATCGCTCGTTGGCATGGACAAAATTCCATGGTTGACGACTCCGTTTTGGGCAAAGGTTTCTGTCATTCTCGTAATGACGTGGAGATGGACCGGATACAATATGGTCATCTTCTTAGCGGGGCTGCAGAATATCCCGGCTGATTTATATGAAGCGGCAAGTATCGACGGCGCGGGAAAGGTGAAACAATTTTTCATGATCACGCTGCCCCAGTTGAAGCCGGTATTCATTTTTACCGTGGTCATGTCGACGATTGGGACACTTCAGTTGTTTGACGAGCCGTTTATTTTGACACAGGGCGGCCCGAACAGCGCGACGATGACGATTACGCTTTATTTATACGAAACAGGCTTTAAGTTTTTCGACTTTGGCTATGCGTCCGCGATTGCTTATGCGCTAGTCATGATCACGGCAGTCATTTCATGGATCCAGATGAAATTGGTAGGTGAAGATTAA
- a CDS encoding secondary thiamine-phosphate synthase enzyme YjbQ, with amino-acid sequence MLKKFTLETKSRDEMVEITELIQNYVSGQGLQDGAVIVYCPHTTAGFTINENADPDVKRDMIRRFDEVYPWYHNLDRHMEGNTAAHMKASTVGPSQHVIINDGRLLLGTWQGIYFCEFDGPRTRHFYVKTL; translated from the coding sequence ATGTTAAAGAAATTCACACTGGAAACAAAATCGAGGGACGAAATGGTCGAAATCACCGAGCTCATCCAGAACTATGTATCCGGACAAGGGCTGCAGGATGGCGCGGTCATCGTTTATTGCCCGCACACGACAGCCGGCTTCACCATCAATGAAAACGCCGACCCCGACGTCAAGCGTGACATGATCCGCCGCTTTGATGAAGTCTACCCGTGGTACCATAACTTGGACAGGCATATGGAAGGGAACACAGCCGCCCACATGAAAGCAAGCACCGTCGGCCCCTCCCAGCACGTCATCATCAACGATGGCCGGCTTTTGCTCGGAACATGGCAGGGGATCTACTTCTGTGAATTCGACGGTCCCCGGACCCGACACTTTTACGTTAAAACACTTTAA
- a CDS encoding carbohydrate ABC transporter permease, translated as MITSKKLSTKIWMYALLLIGVILSIAPFYWMIVGSTHQSGDIFRVPPKLLPGEHLAENFKSLSESIGIAKVFWNSLFIATVYTVLSTLISAMAGYAFAKYRFKGKNAFFFVILCSLMIPFQVTLIPMFEMMVTFDWLNTYQAIILPSLAAPFSIYLMRQNMQAVPDSIIEASRVDGAGELRIFFTVILPVTRPALAAVAIFQFMSQWNSLLWPLITLNSKDMFTLPVALSSLIGMARIDYGEVMLGTTLSTIPIMIFFLLLQKQFISGILGGSVKE; from the coding sequence ATGATAACTTCTAAGAAGCTTTCAACGAAAATCTGGATGTATGCTTTACTTTTAATCGGTGTCATTCTATCGATCGCTCCATTTTATTGGATGATTGTCGGCTCGACCCATCAATCGGGCGATATCTTCCGTGTCCCGCCAAAGCTGCTGCCTGGCGAGCACTTAGCCGAAAACTTCAAGTCGCTGAGTGAGTCGATCGGGATTGCGAAAGTCTTTTGGAATTCCTTGTTCATCGCGACTGTCTATACGGTTCTAAGCACACTGATCAGCGCGATGGCAGGCTATGCTTTTGCAAAATACCGCTTTAAAGGGAAAAATGCTTTCTTTTTCGTGATTCTATGTTCGCTCATGATTCCTTTCCAAGTAACGCTGATTCCAATGTTTGAGATGATGGTTACTTTCGATTGGTTAAATACGTATCAAGCGATTATCCTGCCTAGTTTGGCCGCTCCATTCTCCATATATTTAATGAGGCAAAATATGCAGGCTGTTCCGGATTCGATTATTGAAGCATCCCGGGTTGACGGGGCGGGAGAACTAAGGATTTTCTTCACGGTTATCTTGCCGGTAACGAGGCCGGCACTCGCCGCTGTCGCCATCTTCCAATTCATGTCGCAATGGAACAGCTTACTCTGGCCGCTCATCACGCTGAATTCGAAGGATATGTTCACCCTTCCAGTCGCGTTATCGAGCTTAATTGGAATGGCGAGAATTGATTATGGGGAAGTCATGCTTGGAACGACGTTATCAACGATTCCAATTATGATTTTCTTCTTATTACTGCAAAAACAATTTATTTCAGGAATTTTAGGTGGTTCTGTAAAAGAATAA
- a CDS encoding DMT family transporter: protein MKKHIGELSLTIVAIIWGSGFVASAAALEHYTPYQILAIRFFIGALLLGVVFFGKLKKIKKSTILKGSVLGIFLYLAFAFQTVGLQYTTPSKNAFLTAVNVVIVPFIAYFIYKRKMDRFELFGAILAISGVGAISLKLTAEVNIGDLLTLICAVGFAFHIFYTTQFVKDEDPILLTLVQMGTAAVLGFVIVFFKGETSLSMNPEGVSNVLYLGVFSTSLAFLLQTFAQKYTTETSAAIILSTEAFWGMVFSIILLSEVITLKMIIGAILILFAIVISETKLKFFKKRPVEEPIEEAM from the coding sequence ATGAAGAAACATATTGGAGAATTGAGTCTTACGATTGTAGCGATTATTTGGGGAAGCGGTTTTGTCGCAAGCGCGGCTGCGCTTGAGCATTATACACCATACCAGATTTTAGCGATCCGGTTTTTTATTGGCGCCCTTTTGTTAGGCGTTGTGTTTTTCGGGAAACTAAAGAAGATTAAAAAGAGTACTATTCTTAAAGGATCAGTGCTCGGGATCTTTTTGTATTTGGCATTTGCGTTTCAAACGGTTGGGCTGCAGTATACAACTCCTTCGAAAAATGCCTTTCTCACTGCGGTGAATGTGGTGATTGTCCCATTCATTGCGTATTTTATTTATAAGCGGAAAATGGACCGGTTTGAACTTTTTGGAGCAATTCTCGCGATTTCGGGGGTTGGGGCGATTTCACTGAAGCTTACTGCTGAAGTAAATATTGGGGACCTGCTTACGTTAATATGCGCGGTTGGGTTTGCGTTCCATATTTTCTACACCACGCAGTTTGTTAAGGATGAAGATCCAATTCTTTTAACCCTTGTCCAAATGGGAACGGCAGCCGTTTTGGGATTTGTAATTGTTTTCTTCAAGGGGGAAACGTCCCTTTCAATGAATCCAGAAGGGGTTTCCAATGTTTTATACTTGGGGGTTTTCTCCACGTCGCTTGCATTTTTATTGCAGACATTCGCGCAAAAATACACGACGGAAACAAGTGCGGCGATCATTTTGTCAACGGAGGCTTTTTGGGGGATGGTCTTCTCCATCATCCTGCTTAGTGAGGTCATTACGTTGAAAATGATTATCGGGGCGATTCTCATACTATTTGCCATTGTGATTTCGGAAACGAAGCTCAAATTTTTCAAAAAGAGACCTGTCGAGGAACCCATCGAGGAAGCTATGTAA
- a CDS encoding ABC transporter substrate-binding protein: MKKYLSLLLAIMLLVLSACSNKSSDAGEKTGDAKNPAGTITVWGWDIAAATMKEAVEDFQKKYPDVKVQVEDFNSGDLYEKLTVGLAARGSGLPDVVLMEDERIPGYINQFPEGFLNLSKLGYDKHKDSFNPAKVASVQDKDGNFIAAPWDIGPAGVFYRVDYFEKAGVDPESIKTWDDYIAAGKKIKEATGKKMLPIDIPNYDGVFQMMMQQQGLSYFNEDEKITLQSPEAVRAMKVIKQLHDEDLILNNKGWDGIVTATVNGEVATIPYGVWYTGTIMDQAPDLKGKWDVFFLPAFKEGGSRYANVGGSSLLIPASTKNESAAYAFLEYFTTNKEPQMIGFNNYGLFPSLKETYNEEQFTANNEYFNNGPIFKRFAEIVDEVPKIHLTKDYAKASSLVSDSQAAILLENKSVESALKNAQKQLENQMK, encoded by the coding sequence ATGAAAAAGTATCTTTCACTGTTACTAGCTATAATGCTCTTAGTACTGTCAGCTTGCTCGAACAAATCCTCAGACGCTGGGGAAAAAACAGGTGATGCGAAAAACCCTGCAGGCACCATTACGGTTTGGGGATGGGATATCGCAGCAGCAACAATGAAGGAAGCGGTCGAAGACTTCCAGAAAAAATATCCTGATGTAAAAGTACAGGTTGAAGACTTCAACAGCGGTGACCTTTACGAAAAGCTGACGGTTGGTTTAGCTGCGAGAGGAAGCGGCCTTCCTGATGTAGTGCTCATGGAGGACGAACGGATTCCTGGATATATCAACCAATTTCCAGAGGGATTCCTGAATTTGAGCAAGCTTGGATATGACAAACATAAGGATTCATTCAACCCTGCAAAGGTTGCCTCCGTGCAGGATAAAGATGGAAACTTCATCGCTGCGCCATGGGATATCGGCCCTGCAGGAGTCTTTTACCGGGTTGATTATTTTGAAAAGGCCGGCGTAGATCCTGAATCGATTAAGACTTGGGACGACTATATCGCCGCTGGTAAGAAAATTAAAGAAGCAACCGGCAAAAAGATGCTTCCGATTGATATTCCCAACTATGATGGCGTTTTCCAAATGATGATGCAGCAGCAAGGACTGTCTTATTTCAATGAAGATGAAAAGATTACGCTCCAGTCTCCTGAAGCGGTTCGCGCGATGAAGGTGATTAAACAGCTTCATGACGAAGATTTGATTTTGAACAACAAGGGCTGGGACGGAATTGTAACAGCAACCGTCAATGGTGAAGTAGCGACGATTCCTTATGGTGTTTGGTATACAGGCACGATTATGGACCAGGCTCCTGATTTGAAAGGCAAATGGGATGTGTTTTTCTTGCCGGCCTTTAAAGAAGGCGGAAGCCGCTATGCAAACGTAGGGGGATCGTCCTTATTGATTCCAGCTTCCACTAAGAATGAATCTGCGGCTTATGCATTCCTTGAGTACTTTACAACAAATAAGGAACCACAAATGATCGGGTTCAATAATTACGGTCTCTTCCCATCATTGAAGGAAACCTATAATGAAGAGCAATTTACGGCTAATAATGAATACTTTAACAATGGGCCAATCTTCAAGCGTTTTGCTGAGATTGTGGACGAAGTTCCTAAAATTCATTTGACCAAGGACTATGCAAAAGCAAGCAGTTTGGTTTCTGATTCACAAGCAGCGATTCTTCTGGAAAACAAATCAGTGGAATCTGCCTTGAAGAATGCACAGAAACAACTTGAAAACCAAATGAAATAA
- a CDS encoding LacI family DNA-binding transcriptional regulator encodes MATIKDIADLAQVSMATVSRVLNYDETLNVTPETKKRIFEVAEELNYVVNSKKKKPKRKGLIGLYYSYSLEEELVDTYYLSIRVALEKKLKSMGMEYYKISRAETKKTLPKLDGIICLGTFKQADIELIKSFEKTAVFVDANPDLDHFDSVIIDFHSATQSALQYLLELGHKNIGFIGGVETDMYGNRFKDLRQDVFETFLTEKGIYKEEFVKIGGYNPKDGYLIMKELLSGDQRPTAVFVANDSIAVGCYKAAYELGVRIPDDLSIVGFNDVSSAQYMVPPLTTIKLYTELMGETAVELLLERIASKREISKKVTIHTKLIERESAAPVKNLSKTQ; translated from the coding sequence ATGGCGACGATAAAAGACATTGCCGATTTGGCACAGGTTTCGATGGCAACAGTATCCAGGGTGCTGAATTATGATGAGACATTGAATGTGACGCCGGAGACGAAAAAGCGGATCTTTGAAGTTGCGGAGGAATTAAATTACGTCGTAAATTCGAAGAAGAAGAAACCGAAAAGGAAGGGGCTTATCGGCCTTTATTATTCCTATTCGCTTGAGGAAGAATTGGTTGACACATACTATTTGTCCATCCGTGTAGCGCTGGAAAAGAAGCTTAAAAGCATGGGGATGGAATACTATAAAATCAGCAGAGCCGAGACAAAGAAAACCCTCCCGAAACTTGATGGCATCATTTGCCTTGGGACATTCAAGCAGGCGGACATTGAGTTAATCAAGAGTTTTGAAAAGACAGCCGTTTTTGTCGATGCGAATCCCGACCTCGATCATTTTGACTCGGTCATCATTGATTTTCACTCTGCAACACAATCTGCGCTTCAATACTTATTGGAATTGGGCCACAAGAATATCGGCTTTATCGGCGGAGTTGAAACCGATATGTATGGCAACCGTTTCAAGGATTTGCGTCAGGATGTGTTTGAGACTTTCTTGACTGAAAAAGGGATTTATAAAGAAGAGTTTGTCAAAATTGGCGGCTATAATCCAAAGGACGGATACTTGATCATGAAGGAATTGCTAAGTGGTGACCAGCGGCCGACCGCTGTGTTTGTCGCAAACGATTCAATCGCGGTCGGTTGCTATAAGGCAGCTTATGAGTTGGGCGTCAGAATTCCGGATGACCTTAGCATCGTTGGGTTTAATGATGTATCATCGGCTCAATATATGGTACCGCCGCTCACAACGATCAAACTGTATACGGAATTAATGGGAGAAACAGCCGTCGAGCTTTTACTTGAAAGAATCGCATCAAAACGTGAAATCTCAAAAAAAGTTACCATCCACACAAAACTAATAGAACGAGAAAGCGCAGCCCCAGTAAAAAACTTATCCAAGACCCAATAA